In one Pseudomonas fitomaticsae genomic region, the following are encoded:
- a CDS encoding LLM class flavin-dependent oxidoreductase has protein sequence MQFGIYTVGDVTQDPTNARTPSESERIQATLQIAQKAEDIGLDVFATGEHHNPPFITSSPTTLLAYIAAKTQRIILSTSTTLISTNDPVRLAEEYSLLQNLCGGRMDLMLGRGNTAPVYPWFGKSIADGLPLAMENYRLLHRLWREEDLNWSGRFRTPLKNFTSIPRPLDDLPPFVWHGSIRTPEIAEQAAYYGDGFFASHILWPREHFMALVEFYRARFAHYGHGTPEQAIVGLGGHIFMRRNSQDARREFRPYFDNAPVYGHGPSLEEFMEMTPLAVGSPQEIIDKTLTFREYFGDYQRQLFLFDHGGIPLKTVLEQLDMFGKEVLPVLREETRKRRSPLAAEAPTHANRLARLQTPPADQRPTVKATQLDSVTGH, from the coding sequence ATGCAATTCGGGATCTACACCGTTGGCGACGTCACACAAGACCCTACCAACGCCCGTACCCCCAGCGAATCCGAGCGCATCCAGGCCACCCTGCAAATTGCGCAGAAGGCCGAAGACATCGGACTGGACGTGTTCGCCACCGGCGAGCACCACAATCCCCCGTTCATCACCTCCTCTCCCACCACGCTGCTGGCCTACATCGCAGCCAAGACCCAACGCATCATTCTCTCGACGTCCACCACCCTGATCAGCACCAACGATCCGGTGCGTCTGGCCGAAGAATATTCGCTGCTGCAGAACCTCTGCGGCGGCCGCATGGACCTGATGCTCGGCCGGGGCAACACCGCGCCGGTCTATCCCTGGTTCGGCAAGAGCATCGCCGACGGTCTGCCACTGGCGATGGAAAACTATCGCCTGCTGCACCGGCTCTGGCGCGAAGAAGACCTCAACTGGAGCGGACGCTTTCGCACCCCGCTGAAAAACTTCACCTCGATCCCGAGGCCCCTCGATGACCTGCCGCCCTTCGTCTGGCACGGCTCGATCCGCACCCCGGAAATCGCCGAACAGGCCGCGTATTACGGCGACGGTTTTTTTGCCAGCCACATCCTCTGGCCCCGTGAGCATTTCATGGCGCTGGTCGAGTTCTACCGCGCACGGTTTGCCCATTACGGTCACGGCACGCCGGAGCAGGCGATCGTCGGTCTCGGCGGGCATATTTTCATGCGTCGCAACTCGCAGGATGCGCGCCGTGAATTCCGTCCCTACTTCGACAACGCCCCGGTGTATGGCCATGGTCCGTCCCTGGAAGAGTTCATGGAGATGACCCCGCTGGCCGTCGGCAGCCCACAGGAAATCATCGACAAGACCCTGACCTTCCGCGAGTACTTCGGCGACTATCAGCGCCAGCTGTTCCTGTTCGACCATGGCGGCATTCCGCTGAAGACCGTGCTGGAACAACTCGACATGTTCGGCAAGGAAGTCTTGCCGGTACTGCGTGAAGAAACCCGCAAACGCCGCTCGCCGCTGGCGGCCGAAGCGCCGACTCACGCTAACCGCCTGGCCCGTTTGCAAACCCCGCCGGCCGATCAACGCCCCACGGTCAAAGCGACACAACTCGACAGCGTGACCGGCCACTGA
- a CDS encoding NAD(P)-dependent oxidoreductase: MNTSSREERDMELGFIGLGTMGAPMVLNLLKAGHRVRVWNRSTAPLQALAEAGAEAVETPALAAQAEVLISMLGDDTAIRSVFFDAKALDGLRAGSVHVNMSTVSVALAKELAAVHEARGVGYVSAPVLGRVDVAAAGNLNILASGPAEALARVQPLFDVLGRKTWTFGDTAEVACAAKLSANLMIASAIESLAEASTLAGGYGISRGAFIEMITSTLFAVPVYQGYGKLMVDEKFEPAGFKLSLGLKDVRLALEAGEAAQVPLPFASVLKDNLLDGMAHGQADQDWASLSKVSDRRAGVK; the protein is encoded by the coding sequence TTGAACACCTCATCGAGAGAGGAGCGCGACATGGAACTGGGATTTATCGGTCTGGGCACGATGGGTGCGCCGATGGTGCTGAACCTGCTGAAAGCCGGGCATCGGGTCCGCGTGTGGAATCGTTCGACGGCGCCGCTGCAAGCACTGGCCGAGGCCGGAGCCGAAGCTGTCGAGACACCGGCACTGGCGGCGCAGGCCGAGGTGCTGATTTCGATGCTCGGCGATGACACGGCGATCCGTTCGGTGTTCTTCGACGCCAAGGCGCTGGACGGTCTGCGGGCCGGCAGCGTTCACGTCAACATGTCCACGGTGTCCGTGGCGCTGGCCAAGGAGCTGGCGGCCGTGCATGAGGCACGCGGCGTCGGTTACGTGTCGGCACCGGTGCTGGGGCGGGTCGATGTGGCGGCTGCCGGCAATCTGAACATTCTCGCCTCGGGACCTGCCGAAGCACTGGCCCGGGTTCAGCCGCTGTTCGATGTGCTGGGGCGCAAGACCTGGACGTTCGGCGACACGGCTGAAGTGGCCTGCGCCGCCAAACTGTCGGCCAACCTGATGATCGCGTCGGCAATCGAGTCCTTGGCCGAAGCCTCGACCCTGGCCGGCGGTTACGGCATCAGTCGCGGGGCGTTCATCGAAATGATCACTTCGACCCTGTTCGCCGTGCCGGTCTATCAGGGCTACGGCAAATTGATGGTCGATGAAAAATTCGAGCCGGCCGGTTTCAAGTTGTCGCTGGGTCTCAAGGATGTACGCCTGGCGCTGGAAGCCGGTGAAGCGGCGCAGGTGCCGCTGCCGTTTGCCAGCGTGTTGAAGGACAACCTGCTGGACGGCATGGCCCATGGTCAGGCCGATCAGGACTGGGCCTCACTGTCGAAAGTCAGTGACCGGCGTGCCGGCGTGAAGTAA
- a CDS encoding acyl-CoA dehydrogenase family protein: protein MKNLMQWNSLPSESNEWLEKVRALNPLIIQHRDYSEQTNATHKDVMSRFFKEGFGRTSVSKAFGGFQVDIQTTSALLLEFARFDASLSWQLAVQVAMGRLSDYLPEATSEAIYNHCDGFVIGAIHSGGEALPMGDEYLLSGKWAFASGSAHADWLVCTATVKGTENNTTPEVRMFFVPASQCTILPTWDTLGMRGTGSHHFQCSSVIVHKSFSLDVETLKQSPEARSSRAYATGYYEFGTLAAMSTVLGVARAAVDHFRNDRAVNTDPGLEGVIFEKTGRAISSVHTAQLLLEDAIHQVINRGETIGEPVSARVGLAASVLTENSVNAVNQIYSMAGSKAVYKSHFLERCFRDIHTGSKHFTLSPLNLHGIGKYYLDKTNVLAAA from the coding sequence ATGAAAAATCTAATGCAATGGAACAGCCTTCCCTCCGAATCCAATGAATGGCTCGAGAAGGTGCGTGCACTGAATCCGCTGATTATTCAGCACCGCGATTACAGCGAGCAGACCAACGCGACGCACAAGGATGTGATGTCCCGATTCTTCAAGGAAGGTTTTGGTCGTACCTCGGTGTCCAAGGCGTTCGGCGGGTTCCAGGTCGATATCCAGACCACCTCGGCCCTGCTGCTGGAATTCGCTCGGTTTGATGCTTCGCTGTCCTGGCAGCTGGCGGTGCAAGTGGCGATGGGGCGCCTGTCGGACTACCTGCCGGAAGCCACTTCCGAAGCGATCTACAACCACTGCGACGGTTTCGTGATCGGCGCCATCCACTCCGGTGGCGAAGCGCTGCCGATGGGCGACGAGTACCTGCTCAGCGGCAAATGGGCGTTCGCCAGCGGCTCGGCCCACGCCGACTGGCTGGTCTGCACCGCCACCGTCAAAGGCACCGAAAACAACACCACTCCCGAAGTGCGGATGTTCTTTGTGCCCGCCAGCCAGTGCACCATCCTGCCGACCTGGGACACCCTGGGCATGCGCGGCACCGGCAGCCATCACTTCCAGTGCTCCAGCGTGATCGTCCACAAGTCCTTCTCGCTGGACGTCGAAACCCTCAAGCAATCCCCCGAAGCGCGCAGCTCCCGGGCCTACGCCACCGGCTACTACGAGTTCGGCACTTTGGCGGCGATGTCCACCGTGCTGGGCGTTGCCCGGGCTGCGGTCGATCATTTTCGCAATGACCGCGCCGTGAACACCGACCCGGGCCTGGAAGGGGTGATCTTCGAGAAGACCGGTCGCGCCATCTCCTCGGTACATACCGCACAACTGCTGCTGGAAGATGCGATCCACCAGGTGATCAACCGGGGTGAAACCATCGGCGAACCGGTCAGCGCCCGTGTCGGTCTGGCCGCCTCGGTGCTGACCGAGAACTCGGTCAATGCGGTCAACCAGATCTATTCGATGGCCGGTTCCAAAGCCGTCTACAAGTCGCACTTCCTGGAGCGTTGCTTCCGCGATATTCACACCGGTTCGAAGCACTTCACCCTGTCGCCTTTGAACTTGCACGGTATCGGCAAGTACTACCTGGATAAAACCAACGTACTGGCCGCGGCGTAA
- a CDS encoding efflux RND transporter periplasmic adaptor subunit, translating to MLARNIIKSLIFIILVVVLSAALGWRFWSPPPAAAEQRIPSTRVGLAVVKKQPYTYYLEAIGKLEAQRQVLVSAEVSGKVVDIDFESGDEVKAGQVLLKLNDAPEQGELVRLKGEYESAKAQFARVQELAKTGAESRRAFDSARAQYDAAKGDMERMQAQIAQRHIRAPFAGTLGIRQAHLGQYLQAGSAVATLTDPGLLRVNFTLAERDGSQVQLGQTVQAKVDAWGDVTFAGKIVAVDPQINQSHTINVQAVITDTQKRLRPGMYARVSVTLPQTAELLIPETAITYNAYGESVFSVYTDETGVQKVKRESIKVGERRDGWAVVDKGLTEGVQVVTSGQLKLHDGVAVEGVPDTIALKLSGLEK from the coding sequence ATGCTTGCTCGAAACATTATCAAGTCGCTGATCTTTATTATTCTTGTGGTGGTGTTGTCCGCTGCACTGGGCTGGCGTTTCTGGTCGCCGCCACCGGCGGCGGCCGAGCAACGGATTCCCAGCACCCGGGTCGGTCTGGCCGTGGTCAAGAAGCAGCCGTACACCTACTACCTCGAAGCCATCGGCAAACTCGAAGCCCAGCGTCAGGTGCTGGTCTCGGCTGAAGTCAGCGGCAAAGTGGTGGACATCGATTTCGAGTCCGGTGATGAAGTGAAGGCGGGGCAGGTGCTGCTCAAGCTCAACGATGCGCCGGAGCAGGGCGAACTGGTGCGCCTCAAAGGCGAGTACGAATCGGCCAAGGCGCAGTTCGCCCGGGTCCAGGAACTGGCCAAGACCGGCGCCGAAAGTCGTCGCGCCTTCGACAGTGCACGCGCTCAATACGACGCGGCCAAGGGCGACATGGAGCGCATGCAGGCGCAGATCGCTCAACGCCATATCCGCGCGCCGTTCGCCGGCACCCTCGGCATTCGCCAGGCGCATCTGGGCCAATACCTGCAAGCCGGCAGCGCGGTGGCGACCCTGACGGATCCGGGCCTGCTGCGCGTCAACTTCACCCTCGCCGAGCGCGATGGCTCGCAAGTGCAACTGGGCCAGACCGTGCAGGCCAAGGTCGATGCCTGGGGTGATGTGACCTTCGCCGGCAAGATCGTCGCGGTCGATCCGCAGATCAACCAGTCCCACACCATCAACGTTCAAGCGGTCATCACCGACACGCAAAAACGCCTGCGCCCCGGCATGTATGCACGGGTCTCGGTGACCCTGCCGCAGACCGCCGAGCTGCTGATCCCTGAAACCGCGATCACCTACAACGCCTACGGCGAGAGCGTGTTCTCGGTCTACACCGACGAAACCGGCGTGCAGAAGGTCAAGCGTGAAAGCATCAAGGTCGGCGAGCGCCGCGATGGCTGGGCGGTGGTCGACAAAGGCCTGACCGAAGGCGTGCAAGTGGTGACGTCCGGCCAGCTCAAGCTCCACGACGGCGTAGCGGTGGAAGGCGTGCCGGACACGATTGCTCTTAAACTCAGTGGGCTGGAAAAATGA
- a CDS encoding MexW/MexI family multidrug efflux RND transporter permease subunit, with amino-acid sequence MNFTDLFLRRPVLAVVVSTLILLFGVRALMNLPIRQYPMLETSTITVTTQYPGASSELMQGFVTQPISQAVASVEGIDYLSSTSTQGRSQVTIRMALNSDSIAALTEVMAKVNQIKYRLPKDAYDPVVERTSGGFTSVAYVAFASSNLTIPEMSDYISRVVEPMFAGIEGVAKINIMGEQKLSMRLWLDPQRLAGYGMTGQDVSAAIEGNNFQAAPGQVKGLYVVSNLRVNTDLNSVEDFRNMVLRNDNGHIIRVRDVGTVELNAASTDTSGAMSDVPALFLGLDAAPTGNPLVIVKRVRELLPQIQETLPPGVTVQIPFEVAHFIQSSIDEVSYTLLEALVIVVLVIYLCLGTFRTVLIPLVTIPLSMLGAAMLMQMFGFSLNLLTLLAMVLAIGLVVDDAIVVVENVHRHIEEGKTPFDAALIGAREVAGPVVAMTFTLAAVYAPIGLMGGLTGTLFKEFALTLAGAVVISGIVALTLSPIMSTRLLDAKTSEGFMAVKADRFFQYLSRRYGALLGGSLARRWISLSVALVIFFSLPFLYRSAQTELAPLEDQNILLTAIKAPQHANLNYLEAYAHELYKTFNEIPEGYSNWVANGSDGLSNSVGGINLVDWEKRGRDANTIQPDLQARVNQIEGTSIFVFQMPPLPGSTGGLPVQMVIRSDQEYLALYNVMDQLKQAAQASGLFAVVDSDLDFNNPVVEIQVDRAKANALGIRMQDIGETLNSLIGEKYVNRFSFHGRSYDVIPQSVSADRLTPETLKLYYVKDQKGNPVPLSTLATLSVKVEPNRLTQFNQQNSATFQAIPAPGVTLGDAVGFLQKQSEGFPAGFSFDWQSDARQYVQEGNSLAFTFGLALVIIYLVLSVQYESFRDPFIILISVPLSICGALVPLALGMTSMNIYTQIGLITLIGLISKHGILMVAFANELQRQQGMDRVQAIQHAAQVRLRPILMTTAAMVVGLAPLLFASGAGANSRFGLGLVIVVGMLIGTLFTLFILPSVYTLLSSIKQPSHAPEAEPAGVPQPIL; translated from the coding sequence ATGAATTTCACCGACCTCTTTCTTCGCCGCCCGGTGCTGGCCGTGGTGGTCAGCACGCTGATCCTGCTGTTCGGCGTGCGCGCGCTGATGAACCTGCCGATCCGCCAGTACCCGATGCTGGAAACGTCGACCATCACGGTCACGACCCAGTATCCCGGCGCCTCTTCGGAACTGATGCAAGGCTTCGTCACGCAGCCGATCAGCCAGGCCGTGGCCTCGGTCGAAGGCATCGACTATCTGTCGTCGACCTCGACCCAGGGCCGCAGCCAGGTGACGATCCGCATGGCGCTCAACAGTGACTCCATCGCGGCGCTGACCGAGGTCATGGCCAAGGTCAACCAGATCAAATATCGCTTGCCGAAGGACGCTTACGACCCGGTGGTGGAGCGCACTTCCGGCGGCTTCACCAGCGTGGCCTACGTCGCGTTCGCCAGCTCCAACCTGACCATTCCGGAGATGTCGGATTACATCTCCCGCGTCGTCGAGCCGATGTTCGCCGGCATCGAAGGCGTGGCCAAGATCAACATCATGGGCGAGCAGAAACTGTCCATGCGCCTGTGGCTCGATCCGCAGCGTCTGGCCGGTTACGGCATGACCGGGCAGGACGTGTCGGCGGCCATCGAGGGCAACAACTTCCAGGCGGCTCCGGGTCAGGTCAAAGGCCTGTACGTGGTCAGCAACCTGCGGGTCAATACTGACCTGAACAGCGTCGAAGACTTCCGCAACATGGTGCTGCGCAACGACAACGGCCACATCATCCGTGTGCGTGACGTCGGCACTGTGGAACTGAACGCAGCCTCCACCGACACCAGCGGCGCGATGAGCGACGTACCGGCGCTGTTCCTCGGCCTGGACGCCGCGCCGACCGGCAACCCGCTGGTCATCGTCAAACGTGTGCGCGAATTGCTGCCGCAGATTCAGGAAACCCTGCCGCCGGGCGTGACCGTGCAGATCCCGTTCGAAGTGGCGCACTTCATTCAGTCGTCGATCGACGAGGTGAGCTACACCCTGCTCGAAGCGCTGGTGATCGTGGTGCTGGTGATTTACCTGTGCCTGGGCACGTTCCGCACCGTGCTGATTCCGCTGGTGACCATTCCGCTGTCGATGCTCGGCGCGGCGATGCTGATGCAGATGTTCGGCTTCAGCCTCAACCTGCTGACCCTGCTCGCCATGGTGCTGGCCATCGGGCTGGTGGTGGACGACGCCATCGTCGTGGTGGAGAACGTTCACCGTCACATCGAAGAGGGCAAGACGCCGTTCGACGCCGCACTGATCGGCGCCCGTGAAGTGGCCGGTCCGGTGGTGGCGATGACCTTCACTCTGGCGGCGGTGTATGCGCCGATCGGTCTGATGGGCGGCCTCACGGGCACGCTGTTCAAGGAGTTCGCGCTGACCCTGGCGGGCGCCGTGGTGATTTCCGGCATCGTCGCCCTGACCCTGTCGCCGATCATGAGTACCCGCCTGCTGGACGCGAAAACCAGCGAAGGCTTCATGGCGGTCAAGGCAGATCGTTTCTTCCAGTACCTGTCCCGTCGTTATGGCGCGCTGCTCGGCGGTTCGCTGGCACGTCGCTGGATCAGCCTGAGCGTGGCGCTGGTGATTTTCTTCAGTCTGCCGTTCCTCTATCGCTCGGCGCAGACCGAACTGGCACCGCTGGAAGACCAGAACATCCTGCTGACCGCGATCAAGGCGCCGCAGCACGCCAACCTGAACTACCTCGAAGCCTACGCCCACGAGCTGTACAAGACCTTCAACGAAATCCCCGAGGGTTACAGCAACTGGGTGGCGAACGGTTCCGACGGGCTGTCCAACAGCGTCGGCGGGATCAACCTGGTGGACTGGGAAAAACGCGGCCGCGACGCCAACACCATCCAGCCTGACTTGCAGGCGCGGGTGAACCAGATCGAAGGCACGAGCATTTTCGTGTTCCAGATGCCGCCGTTGCCGGGCTCCACCGGTGGCTTGCCGGTACAGATGGTGATCCGCAGCGATCAGGAATACCTGGCGCTGTACAACGTGATGGATCAGCTCAAGCAGGCGGCGCAGGCCAGCGGTCTGTTCGCGGTGGTCGACAGTGATCTGGACTTCAACAACCCGGTGGTGGAAATCCAGGTTGACCGGGCCAAGGCCAACGCCCTGGGCATCCGCATGCAGGACATCGGTGAGACGCTCAACAGCCTGATCGGCGAGAAGTACGTCAACCGGTTCTCGTTCCACGGCCGCTCCTACGACGTGATTCCGCAGTCGGTGTCGGCGGATCGCCTGACCCCGGAAACCCTGAAGCTGTATTACGTGAAGGATCAGAAGGGCAATCCGGTGCCGCTGTCGACGCTGGCCACTCTCAGCGTCAAGGTCGAGCCGAATCGCCTGACCCAGTTCAACCAGCAGAACTCCGCCACGTTCCAGGCCATTCCGGCGCCGGGCGTGACGTTGGGTGATGCGGTGGGCTTCCTGCAAAAACAATCGGAAGGCTTCCCGGCCGGCTTCAGTTTCGACTGGCAGTCCGACGCCCGCCAATACGTGCAGGAAGGCAACAGCCTGGCGTTCACCTTCGGCCTGGCCCTGGTGATCATCTACCTGGTGCTGAGCGTGCAGTACGAGAGCTTCCGCGACCCGTTCATCATTCTGATCAGCGTGCCGCTGTCGATCTGCGGGGCCCTGGTGCCGCTGGCGCTGGGCATGACGTCGATGAACATTTACACCCAGATCGGCCTGATCACGCTGATCGGTCTGATCAGTAAGCACGGGATTTTGATGGTCGCCTTCGCCAACGAGTTGCAGCGCCAGCAAGGCATGGACCGCGTGCAAGCGATCCAGCACGCCGCGCAGGTGCGTCTGCGGCCGATCCTGATGACCACTGCGGCGATGGTGGTCGGCCTCGCGCCGCTGCTGTTCGCCAGCGGTGCCGGCGCCAACAGCCGCTTCGGCCTGGGCCTGGTGATTGTGGTGGGAATGCTGATCGGCACCTTGTTCACCCTGTTCATTCTGCCGTCGGTGTACACGCTGCTCAGTTCGATCAAGCAACCGAGCCACGCACCCGAAGCCGAGCCGGCCGGCGTGCCGCAACCCATCCTGTGA
- a CDS encoding efflux transporter outer membrane subunit, translated as MHSITRLMLAPLAASILLAAGCVNYAGIDHQGKLLAVGDAPSDSLKDKLPPAQWPRADWWTSLGDPRLGALIEEAYASNPDLQEVAARVAKANAFLDLRDAERYPEMDASAGVTRGRLSRFEDYSGEGHKYFTARNLAVNFGYTFDLWGGQRAAWESALNSARAAEVDLQSSRLILAVNVVKAYNQLAYAWQVSELNQRDLERLSKLVELTDSRYGSGLDNLSQLKQVQSLKARSESTLIGANEDIEIARLQLSALIGKGVDRAHTLERPSNLQASVVALPAQLPAQLLGRRPDIVAARWRVEAETKNVEAVKTTFYPNINLVAAAGSHALTGDALFAGVSKFWNVAPTVSLPIFDAGRLRSDLKAGNAELDSSIAQYNRVLNSALHEVAISVTQLRSFEQQIVVQRDACSIAQSSYDLSQSRYKAGEDTFLDALNIEQQLIQDEMRLAFLKSKHIDSSVSLMAALGGGFQAPALETAQSSDL; from the coding sequence ATGCATTCGATTACACGTTTGATGCTGGCGCCGCTGGCGGCGTCCATCCTGTTGGCGGCCGGTTGTGTGAACTACGCCGGGATCGATCATCAGGGCAAATTGCTGGCGGTCGGCGATGCGCCGTCCGACAGCCTGAAAGACAAACTGCCGCCGGCCCAATGGCCGCGTGCGGACTGGTGGACATCGCTGGGCGACCCACGTCTGGGTGCGCTGATCGAAGAGGCGTATGCCAGCAACCCGGACTTGCAGGAAGTCGCTGCCCGGGTCGCCAAGGCCAACGCATTTCTCGACCTGCGCGACGCCGAGCGTTATCCGGAAATGGACGCATCGGCGGGTGTCACTCGCGGTCGGCTGTCGCGCTTCGAGGACTACAGCGGCGAGGGCCACAAGTATTTCACCGCACGCAATCTGGCGGTCAATTTCGGCTACACCTTCGACCTCTGGGGCGGCCAGCGCGCCGCGTGGGAATCGGCGCTCAACAGCGCACGAGCGGCGGAAGTCGATCTGCAATCGTCGCGGCTGATTCTCGCGGTCAACGTGGTCAAGGCGTACAACCAGTTGGCCTATGCGTGGCAAGTCTCGGAGCTCAATCAACGGGATCTGGAGCGCCTGAGCAAACTGGTGGAGCTGACGGATTCGCGCTATGGCTCGGGCCTCGACAACCTGTCGCAACTCAAGCAAGTGCAGAGCCTCAAGGCGCGTTCGGAATCGACCCTGATCGGCGCCAACGAAGACATCGAAATTGCTCGCCTTCAATTGTCGGCGCTGATCGGCAAGGGCGTCGATCGTGCGCACACCCTTGAGCGGCCATCGAATCTGCAAGCGAGTGTGGTGGCTTTGCCGGCGCAGTTGCCGGCTCAACTACTGGGCCGTCGTCCGGACATCGTCGCCGCACGCTGGCGCGTGGAGGCCGAGACCAAGAATGTCGAGGCGGTGAAGACCACGTTCTACCCGAACATCAATCTGGTGGCGGCGGCGGGGTCCCATGCGCTGACCGGTGATGCATTGTTCGCCGGGGTCAGCAAGTTCTGGAATGTTGCGCCGACGGTGTCGCTGCCGATCTTCGATGCGGGGCGTCTGCGCTCCGATCTGAAGGCCGGCAATGCCGAGCTCGACAGCTCGATCGCGCAGTACAACCGGGTGTTGAATTCGGCCCTGCACGAGGTGGCGATTTCGGTGACGCAGTTGCGTTCTTTCGAGCAGCAGATCGTCGTGCAGCGCGATGCCTGTTCGATTGCGCAGTCGTCTTACGATCTGTCGCAGTCGCGCTACAAGGCCGGGGAGGACACGTTCCTCGATGCGCTGAACATCGAGCAGCAATTGATCCAGGACGAAATGCGCCTGGCCTTCCTCAAAAGCAAGCACATCGACAGTTCGGTTTCGTTGATGGCGGCGCTGGGCGGCGGCTTCCAGGCGCCTGCGCTGGAGACAGCGCAGAGCAGCGATTTGTAA
- a CDS encoding ArsR/SmtB family transcription factor, with translation MNVPNHPNQDQILLENVLNALGSPLRLTVLKVLSDGQEHPCGRILKGASKSTMTHHWRVLRDSGLIWQRPYGRENLLSLRREDMDMRFPGLLDSLLSAVKTDEQTISVISKHEVTEENGTE, from the coding sequence ATGAACGTCCCGAATCATCCCAATCAGGATCAGATCCTTCTGGAAAATGTGCTGAACGCATTGGGAAGCCCGCTGCGCCTGACCGTGTTGAAAGTGTTGTCCGATGGCCAGGAACATCCATGCGGCCGGATCCTCAAGGGCGCATCGAAGTCGACCATGACCCACCACTGGCGGGTGCTGCGCGACAGCGGTCTGATTTGGCAGCGCCCTTACGGTCGGGAAAACCTGCTGTCCCTGCGTCGTGAAGACATGGACATGCGTTTTCCGGGATTGCTCGACTCGCTGCTGTCGGCGGTCAAGACCGATGAACAGACCATCAGCGTCATCAGCAAACACGAAGTGACCGAAGAAAACGGAACCGAGTGA
- a CDS encoding chorismate--pyruvate lyase family protein — protein sequence MDTSHYWSSRPLSELTGSEHHWLFLPGALTPRLKAMGDYSIEVVEQSHGPLNPEEAQALNVPANTIGWVREVVMKLDGEACVTARSLTSVPALNGDWADLNGYGRRPLAEILYTSEQTLREPFQCALLSPGAPLAALSYRFAPQAKRLLARRSRFTRNGSALLVSECFLPAFWARVEYAQALKSA from the coding sequence ATGGATACAAGTCATTACTGGTCATCGCGACCGCTGTCGGAATTGACCGGCTCCGAGCATCACTGGCTGTTTTTGCCCGGGGCATTGACCCCACGTCTGAAAGCCATGGGCGATTATTCAATCGAAGTTGTCGAGCAGTCCCATGGCCCGCTCAATCCTGAAGAAGCGCAAGCGCTGAACGTTCCGGCAAACACCATTGGCTGGGTGCGCGAAGTGGTGATGAAACTCGATGGCGAAGCCTGCGTCACCGCGCGCAGCCTGACCAGCGTGCCGGCGCTGAATGGCGACTGGGCGGATCTGAACGGTTATGGCCGTCGACCGCTGGCCGAGATTCTCTACACCTCGGAGCAGACCCTGCGCGAGCCTTTCCAGTGCGCCTTGCTGTCCCCCGGCGCACCGCTGGCGGCGCTGTCCTATCGCTTCGCGCCACAGGCGAAACGGCTGCTGGCCCGGCGTTCGCGTTTCACCCGCAATGGCTCGGCGCTGCTGGTCAGCGAGTGCTTTTTGCCGGCGTTCTGGGCACGGGTTGAGTACGCTCAGGCGCTCAAGTCGGCCTGA
- a CDS encoding helix-turn-helix domain-containing protein, with amino-acid sequence MLFNEDNFADIDLNLIIIFLVLFRERSVSRTAERLHVKQPAISGSLARLRKRFDDPLFLRSSRTMRPTSKAEQLAQALTPAIKQIEAVIRL; translated from the coding sequence ATGCTATTCAATGAAGACAACTTCGCGGATATCGACCTGAACCTGATCATCATTTTCCTGGTGCTGTTCCGCGAACGCAGCGTGTCACGCACGGCCGAGCGCCTGCACGTCAAACAACCCGCCATCAGCGGATCGCTGGCACGGCTGCGCAAGCGGTTCGATGATCCGTTGTTTCTGCGCTCGTCGAGAACCATGCGCCCGACCTCGAAAGCTGAGCAACTGGCGCAGGCGCTGACGCCGGCCATCAAGCAGATCGAAGCGGTGATCCGGCTCTGA
- a CDS encoding flavin reductase — protein sequence MVDSTEFRNAMAMLGSAVTIVTTDGPAGRFGFTASAVCSVTDSPPTLLVCVNRSSSNHEHFKTNGVLCVNVLTGDHQSTSGAFANRQLSMQERFSSVNCQTLKTGSPVIQEALVSLDCRVSKVDEVGTHSIFYCEILELQQHSEATEGLVYFNRSYYRLNDELRLAPEQ from the coding sequence ATGGTTGATTCAACGGAGTTTCGTAATGCAATGGCGATGCTGGGGAGTGCCGTCACCATCGTCACGACCGATGGCCCTGCGGGGCGTTTCGGCTTTACCGCGTCGGCGGTGTGCAGCGTGACGGATTCACCTCCGACGCTGCTGGTGTGCGTCAATCGCTCGTCGTCCAATCACGAGCATTTCAAGACCAATGGCGTGCTGTGTGTGAACGTCCTGACCGGTGACCATCAGTCGACGTCCGGCGCGTTCGCCAATCGGCAGTTGAGCATGCAGGAGCGTTTTTCCAGCGTGAATTGCCAGACCCTCAAGACCGGCTCGCCGGTGATCCAGGAGGCGCTGGTCAGCCTTGATTGCCGGGTCAGCAAGGTCGACGAGGTCGGCACCCACAGCATCTTCTACTGTGAAATCCTCGAACTGCAGCAACACAGCGAGGCCACGGAAGGCCTGGTCTATTTCAACCGCAGTTACTACCGTCTGAACGACGAACTGCGCCTGGCACCGGAGCAGTGA